A stretch of Lathyrus oleraceus cultivar Zhongwan6 chromosome 6, CAAS_Psat_ZW6_1.0, whole genome shotgun sequence DNA encodes these proteins:
- the LOC127095215 gene encoding alpha-(1,4)-fucosyltransferase, with amino-acid sequence MLLVPPKPINTITITIMLAFTFFLIFFSSGFLHFPSVSPSLPPIHHSFTLPSINSSSDPFTDLLSSFRKWDSRVGCDKFREKTNGVLLNHSKVVSLQEFGGGCGGFELNHVSVLVKGWTWIPDNLDNLYSCRCGLSCLWTKSNVLADKPDALLFETSTPPIQRHVGEPLRAYMDLEAGRKRSGREDIYISYHAEDDVQSTYAGSLFHNGRNYHVSNTKNSVI; translated from the exons ATGCTACTAGTTCCTCCCAAACCCATCAACACGATCACAATCACCATCATGCTAGCCTTCACcttcttcctcatcttcttctCCTCCGGTTTCCTCCATTTCCCTTCCGTTTCACCTTCTCTCCCACCCATCCACCACTCCTTCACGCTCCCTTCCATCAATTCCTCTTCCGACCCCTTCACCGATCTGCTTTCTTCCTTCAGGAAATGGGACTCGCGAGTGGGTTGTGATAAATTCAGAGAGAAAACAAATGGGGTTTTGTTGAATCACTCAAAGGTTGTTTCTTTGCAAGAGTTTGGTGGTGGGTGTGGGGGGTTTGAACTTAATCATGTTAGTGTTTTGGTTAAAGGGTGGACTTGGATTCCTGATAATTTGGATAATTTGTATTCTTGTCGTTGTGGGTTGAGCTGTTTGTGGACCAAATCCAATGTTCTTGCTGATAAACCTGATGCTTTGTTGTTTGAAACTTCTACACCTCCAATTCAG AGACATGTGGGAGAACCGCTTCGTGCGTACATGGATCTCGAAGCTGGTCGAAAGAGATCAGGCCGAGAGGATATATACATTAGTTACCACGCTGAAGATGATGTACAGTCAACCTATGCCGGTTCCCTGTTTCACAATGGACGAAACTATCACGTCTCTAATACTAAAAACAGTGTAATT